AATTGAATATTCTCCGCAAACTAGGAACTTAGGACTCTCTGGATCTCTGCCTTTCCCAGCTGGGCAATGTTGTGCTAAGGCGTAGGCCGTAAGTGAGGCAGCATCAGCCCCATTTTCAACCTGAACGCGAATGTTGCTAATCATGTGCGTTGTATCCAACGGCCCAAGTGAGTCGAGCATGTTTTTGCGTATGTCAGATAGGCCAATAAGTTTCATGTTTCGGTGTGGCACTTCGAGTGTCACATCTTCCGACGCAAATGCAGAATCGAAAAGTGCTGCGTCATAGCGGTCTAAGCCTTTTACTGCGCGAAAGACCGCGTCAGCAATTGCTTCGTGATCAGTCAGTATATCAGATACGTGTCTGCT
This genomic interval from Trichoderma breve strain T069 chromosome 7 map unlocalized scaffold00008, whole genome shotgun sequence contains the following:
- a CDS encoding snoaL-like domain-containing protein gives rise to the protein MSSRHVSDILTDHEAIADAVFRAVKGLDRYDAALFDSAFASEDVTLEVPHRNMKLIGLSDIRKNMLDSLGPLDTTHMISNIRVQVENGADAASLTAYALAQHCPAGKGRDPESPKFLVCGEYSIDLKYDGLDGLWKIKRWMLDVIWTQGDISVTQPSS